Proteins encoded within one genomic window of Onychostoma macrolepis isolate SWU-2019 chromosome 11, ASM1243209v1, whole genome shotgun sequence:
- the dgkab gene encoding diacylglycerol kinase, alpha b isoform X3: protein MATESDLENEISPVDFIQLQEYIEYSRIKAKDAMKEFHAGGKLVHHRFGDHIDATGFSLFLKNYLEVEDFPADLCQRLYLYFQRSEQAGPEQSLHTKDGCVSLKAVSCYFSILEDGNPREKLEYTFKLYDKDDNGLLDSKEVDKIVTQMMQAAEYLGWDVTELKPVLRDMLKAIDIDSSGTVTQQEWIQGGLNNIPLLVLLGLKVADKDGQHVWRLKNFNRPTYCFVCQNMMLGLRKQGLSCNFCKYTVHSSCANKNHTPCVRTFVRCKSEIGCSVHDWISADCESNKCEICHKKIKILTGKSCAWCHHMRHSDCVPRGSSHCDCGLLQHHILPPWAICAMDPVDSSSGCSLGENYLVNINSDGHFLQIFPVKDAHPLLVFVNPKSGGKQGKRVLRKFQYLLNPRQVYNLDNGGPNPGLQFFQSLHKYRVLVCGGDGTVGWILDAIDKADMVIHPAVAILPLGTGNDLARCLHWGGGYEGTDLTEIMKQIEESTLVQMDRWSLLVIPADMADEGDPVPNDIINNYFSVGVDASIAHQFHVMREKHPQKFNKPEISCGIFNSQHLRQFQLPAGTSRNVSPLSVVEFQLN, encoded by the exons ATGGCCACAGAATCTGATTTAGAAAATGAGATTAGCCCCGTTGACTTCATTCAGCTGCAGGAGTATATAGAAT ACAGCAGGATAAAGGCAAAAGATGCAATGAAGGAATTTCATGCTGGTGGAAAACTGGTCCACCACAGGTTTGGAGAT CACATAGATGCAACAGGATTTTCTCTGTTCCTCAAGAATTATCTTGAGGTTGAAGATTTTCCAGCTGATCTCTGCCAGCGTCTCTACTTGTATTTCCAAAGATCTGAGCAGGCTGGTCCTGAACAAAGTCTTCACACCAAAGATG GTTGTGTCTCTCTTAAAGCTGTATCTTGTTACTTTTCCATATTGGAGGATGGAAATCCACGAGAGAAACTGGAGT ACACCTTCAAGTTATATGATAAAGATGACAATGGACTTCTTGATAGCAAG gAAGTTGACAAAATTGTTACACAGATGATGCAAGCTGCTGAATACCTTGGATGGGATGTGACCGAACTAAAGCCA GTGCTTAGAGACATGCTGAAAGCCATAGACATAGACAGCAGTGGTACTGTAACCCAACAAGAATGGATACAAGGTGGCTTGAACAACATTCCTCTACTGGTTTTGCTTGGATTAAAG GTAGCTGATAAAGATGGGCAACATGTCTGGCGGCTGAAGAACTTCAACAGGCCCACATACTGCTTTGTCTGTCAGAACATGATGTTGGGCCTACGAAAACAGGGCTTGTcatgcaatt TTTGCAAATACACCGTCCACAGCAGCTGTGCCAACAAAAACCACACACCGTGTGTCAGGACCTTTGTCAGGTGCAAATCAGAGATAGGG TGTTCAGTTCATGATTGGATCAGTGCTGACTGTGAATCCAACAAATGTGAGATTTGCcacaaaaagattaaaatactCACAGGAAAGAGCTGCGCGTGGTGTCATCACATG CGCCACAGCGACTGTGTTCCTCGGGGCTCATCACACTGTGACTGTGGACTATTACAGCATCACATCCTTCCGCCATGGGCCATATGTGCT ATGGATCCAGTTGACTCTAGTTCAGGATGCAGTCTGGGAGAAAATTACCTGGTGAACATAAATTCAGATGGACACTTTCTGCAG ATATTTCCTGTGAAGGACGCACACCCTCTCTTGGTATTTGTAAATCCAAAGAGTGGCGGAAAACAGGGAAAGAG GGTGTTGAGAAAGTTTCAGTACCTCCTGAACCCACGGCAGGTGTACAATCTTGACAATGGAGGACCAAATCCAGG GCTCCAGTTCTTTCAAAGTCTTCATAAATACAGAGTCCTGGTCTGTGGAGGAGACGGCACTGTTGGGTGGATTTTGGATGCTATTG ATAAAGCTGATATGGTGATTCACCCTGCAGTTGCAATCCTTCCTCTTGGGACGGGAAATGATTTGGCACGGTGTCTGCACTGGGGAGGGG GATATGAAGGCACTGATCTGACAGAAATCATGAAGCAGATTGAAGAGAGTACACTGGTACAGATGGATCGCTGGAGTTTGCTAGTCATTCCTGCGGATATGGCAGACGAGGGCGACCCAGTGCCTAATGACATCATCAACAACTATTTCTCTGTTGGTGTG GATGCATCTATAGCACACCAGTTTCATGTTATGAGAGAGAAGCATCCACAGAAGTTCAATA AGCCAGAAATAAGCTGCGGTATTTTCAACTCGCAACATCTGAGACAATTTCAGCTTCCTGCAGGAACCTCAAGGAATGTCTCACCATTGAg
- the nabp2 gene encoding SOSS complex subunit B1-A: MSTETHVKDIKPGLKNLNVIFIVLETGRVTKTKDGHEVRTCKVADKTGSISISVWDEVGGLIQAGDIIRLTKGYASVFKGCLTLYTGRGGELQKIGEFCMVYSEVPNFSEPNPEYLAQMNKTGLNDQSNMNSSTAAPAGNDTPNGNGVNSQGSGNSTNPQPSGRASSGNGNKSTPSPGVGGSSVSNGKETRRTVKR, encoded by the exons ATGAGCACAGAGACTCATGTGAAGGACATTAAACCTGGACTCAAGAATCTCAATGTCATCTTCATCGTGCTGGAAACAG GACGAGTGACAAAGACCAAAGACGGTCATGAGGTGCGCACGTGTAAAGTGGCTGACAAGACGGGAAGCATCAGTATATCGGTTTGGGACGAAGTCGGTGGCCTCATCCAGGCTGGTGACATCATCAGACTTACCAAAGG TTATGCCTCAGTTTTTAAAGGCTGTTTGACGCTGTACACTGGAAGGGGAGGTGAACTACAGAAGATTGGAGA ATTCTGCATGGTGTATTCAGAGGTGCCAAACTTTAGTGAGCCAAATCCAGAATATTTGGCCCAGATGAATAAAACG GGACTGAATGACCAGAGCAACATGAACAGCAGCACTGCTGCACCTGCAG GTAATGACACTCCCAATGGAAATGGGGTGAATTCTCAAGGCTCTGGCAACTCTACTAATCCACAGCCGAGTGGACGAGCAAGTAGTGGAAATGGAAACAAGTCGACACCAAGTCCGGGTGTGGGAGGAAGTTCTGTGAGCAATGGCAAGGAGACACGGCGAACGGTCAAAAGATGA